The Corythoichthys intestinalis isolate RoL2023-P3 chromosome 1, ASM3026506v1, whole genome shotgun sequence genomic interval ACGAGAGTTAACTGCAGCGTGTTTATTGTGTAAagaggtggtaaaacatgtttttttccctctggcaactgtctgtgtagagaaagagagtgtgtgtataatataaACGTGATAcgcgtcatacacacgtgcattttatggaaaatatttcaattatgTTTGTTCTGATTgttataatgttgagctgtggctttaGGCTCAATTaatggactgcatttattttaattttatttagaatatttctttttttttttgtaatttttagtCCCCGGAAGTTAAGGACAAGTTATGCTTTCGGGTCAGACCTGCGCCATCAAGGAAGACCCAATTTACGACCCCCCACCGTAGCCTCTCTGGCTCCTTCTCATTTTTCTGACTTTACGTCGCGTCAACGTGTGCGACGTGGTAGAAATAGACTATGATTGGTCcggtcagactgttgtttccggttcatcgCGAAATCACCGACATTgtcaaacatgatttttctacacacaaaaatggaccaagccgacgagagtatcaacaaagagcaagtacgacaacttctacaatgtttcgtcaagacattatgaagattgccaaatggcaagcaattcgttgGGAGGAgactgctgaaaatacggggctggaggtcagccagcgattgaataaaaaattgaaaggaccacagagacaagtatgtgtgtgtttggaatcgaatggccacacgaagcggtgacccagttggccaaaaaccgccggctttttatcactttatgtagtattttggttggtgcacttcctcatttattgtgtacatgtgtttgctgtgagtctgtgacttatttacgtgtcacacttcaagtatatgaaaaagaaagcaCAGGTtttgtgtcaaaagagttgtgttgatgtttaattttcaacaacatacagttcacactcgatacatcataactgattgagagtgcctctatgcttttatgataacgttaacataaaggcttccaacgcagtttgggaagttccatagccgccagaaatctgctttggcttcccactggctggttgtagtacacagcaaacaaatcgggctggatggctttgcagacctcggacaaaacactggacgcagtgctcgacgccagttcgaagctagccgccacagcttgccGTTTTCCACCGGAGGCTACatagaactctctgtgcggcatcaaaagttggacagaccgcctcgaaaccgtcttctgcgtcgcctgcgcttcaacatttgtatgatcaatatttattcaatgttgatgagctaaagatccacattcaaccgttccatcttgcattgtttatttatttttttctccattaaacgagactagaggaagtcaacaagcatgccccaaaaccgtacaaagtaacaccacacccctctattgcaggggtggccaaccctggtcctcgagagccgcaatctggcttgttttccatgtctccctcctttaacacacctgaatcaaatgataagCTCATCAGCAAACTCTGCAGTTGCCCGATAACAATCCTGATAATTTGTTTCagttgtgttggaggagggagacatggaaaacaagctggattgcggctctcgaggaccagggttggccacccctgctctagtggcttggcggtgaattacagagcaacgcattccttcaccgcagaactatcgaatgctcattgacgccgtagtcacttcgCTGTCACCGTAAgacaggagcataactcaggcattacacaggatgtaagtgaacgtagTGTTCACGTAGCACAAATCTTCACAAACAGCTGACAAAgactaatttttaaaatatatatatatatatacatacacacacacacatatgaaaTCAGAGAGGCAAATGCCATAACTTTCATTCACAACACAGAAACTGTTTGTACCCAAATATTTGTAAATCGCACAGATTACATTTTGGGCAAATATGTAACAAATACGGCTGTAATttcaaaccctgaaaaatactaCTAATTACTTGAATTTAAGTAATATCTGGGTCAGGCTAATTTGACTTACACACACTAATGCACACAAACATATACCCAAACATTATACACAACATAttcacatacatacagtacaggccaaaagtttggacacacctcattcaatacgACACAAATAAATGTCCCGAcctcattgataaagcaattagttccactaattaaccctgaaaaggcatacctgtgaagtcaaaacccattttaggtgactcatTCTTGAAGTTCATCATGAGGGATGGCAAGAGTACTAGAATATTACACGTAGTTATTTTTTTGCTAATtacataattccacatgtgttcagccatagttttattaccttcagtaagaattaacaatgtaaatagtcatgaaaataaagaaaaaccaTGAATTAGAAGGTGTGGCCAAACTTTTggtctgtactgtatgtgtgtaagtGTATGTTTGCTATATATAATCATCTTCTTGGCTTTTTCCCATTTTCTTATTATTACTCTCCTACTCACCTTCTAAGTTGAGGTCTCTCCCTGTCACCCTCTTCTTTCCTCTGCTCTGACTCCTACAGGTCAATAAAGATGGTGAAgtgatgattattattagtgtattaCTATGATTATCCACCTATGATAATCATACgtgaatgagctcagctcctATACTCATCTCTGTGTAAAGTGAAaaacacagctgatgctccagAAGGAAGCCACTCCAAAGATAGTGGTAACAAGCGTGCACACTTAACTCTACAAGGAccattataatgcatttcagactaactagTTAGCAGCAGCTAAGTAGCAGTTATTTTTGAGCTGGGATGCAACTTTTGACCGCAAAACAAACGTAAGACATGCGCAGAGACCGACtgcgaaaaaaaataaaaacagaaggtAGGACTGATTGCTAACAATCTCACAGGGAAAACACGGACTGGATTTTCAGAGATGTGGGCATTTTCTAcatgaacaagtggaatggattggacagcGACGCACTGAAGgggatttttgtcatctttttttttttttttaaataaaacattaaattatTTAGGGGGACTTAAGAATATTTTAGGAGAGTTGAAGCCATATTCCATTACCGTAGTGcggacaaaaataaaaataacccgCAAAATACCCCAAGGAAAATTATCTGTCTGTAATTCACTTCTGGTTCGATGAATTAAGGGTGGCATTCAACATGAGCTCTCCAAacgatatcagtggttgtggtttgttcgCGCTATATGTGCAGGTAAAAATTTTGCagtacatttatattttacagaaatGTTATACAGTCAAGGTGTCACTGTGTAATAAAGGACCcaataataactttttttttgttgttgaaatatttcatttttcgtTTTAACAgctgtatcgtagaatatcgtacatcgattttctgaccaattaatcaataatcgctgtatcgcgaCATAGTAAGAAAATTTGTTATTGAGAGTCTTGCATCGTGAATCGTATCtcgtcgtgaggtgccctggggTTCCCACCCCTACAGTTCACACAGAATCAcacgcttttattttgacattggcgccataaaactggaGATTTGTGCATTTCTGCACTTGGCTCACTTTTGTGTCAGCACTCGGCAGTCACATTAGGTCATTTCCCCCCTCCTTGTCAACATGGAATTGACGTCTAGTAcagtcaaaggcagccaatgaacTGACaaagaaatgtcccaaaaaggtcccaaaacaaacaggaagtgacataaaatcaacaggacgtacgTCGCTACACTTTGACTTGATGCATTGGTGTCAAGTAAAGTGAAATATACATGCCAATTGATCGTGCGCATGCGCCAGTATGTGTTTGGTTGTGAGAATGAACAGCAGAATAACAAAGAacccttgttgttgttgtggagCAATGCTGGGTCTTGCAGTGTCATATGTTCTAACCTAAAGTAAGATTTCAAGCGTAGAAAACGCCACAGTTAACCTTCACTCAGTAGTATTTTGTAGCATATTTAAGAACGTCGAAAAGCGTCTGATACAATTGAATGTAATCACTCTAATGTTAACCGAGCGAGCCCCCCTGAATACAAGATCTACAAATCAGAAGTGGCGTGAAGCCAAAGCAATCGAAATGCGTTATCGTGTCTTGGCTAGtgagctaagctaagctaagctaaaaCAGTTTAGCAAGCCCGGGAAGCTATAACATAAAGCCAAACGATTTCCGCTAAGCCTTAAGATAGGACGTTTTAGTTCATTAAATTCCTACGTGGGTGCTTACCCGATGAGAAGGCTTTGAAGGGGCTCGTTTGGATAAGAGAAGGGAACACGAAAGAACTGCGAGTCCCGGAAAGTACACGGACGTTGCGTCTGGAGAACCGGAAGTAGAAACCTTCAGGCACTGAAACTTCAGCGTAATCTGTTGAAACGTTCGAACCAAAACTACTTCAAATCACTCGActccaaaaatattaaatatggtaAACAAACCCGAATTTGAGTCATAACTATGAATGACTTGAGCCataattattcaaaaaatacaaaaaagagTGCAAGGAAAAACTAAGAGGCGGAATGACCAGGAGAGATCGCTCTTGGCAAGAAGCCTCACTCAAAGAAGGTTGTCGCTTGACTTTAATCAATGAaatacagggtgattcaaaagaaagtgccaaaaccattgcggtatatctatttttaaaaaaaaaacaaaaacaagaattgTATATAACCAATATCcaagtttttatttcatgctttagAAGTGCCGATATTtacttttaatttgttaaaatgaCTTGTTAAAATGACTTCTAATtcttactaaataattaaataataaatcagtccatttcaattattttaaaatgaataaatttgaGATGATTCTGGAACGttcttttttcttcagttaAAAACTAAAGTCAAAATACAGACTACATATTGGCAAGTTACACTCAAGTTGATTTTTATATCGAATCGAGAAGAGCTcttaaaattgttcaaaatagAGGAAATATaggaaaacatttaaaattaaaaaaaggtcagTAATACTATAATGAATCAGATTGGAAAATAATACAATACTTAAGACTAATAAAGACAAATGTTTGGAAACTGAACAGACAATAAATAAAGGGAAGCGCTGCATCAAAGTTTTTAAAATACTAACACATGCCTATTCCACacagatacttttttaaaacattcTCATTGAGAACATTTAAACTGTTTGAACTTGCAAACTAGAAACAATTTCTATATTCCGACACATGAAAAGCATTGAATCACCTCAATTTAGCTACAAATAGTATAAAtatttcatgcacaaatttgGCTGTTGACCATTGGAATACATACTGTATTATTTCAAAACGCCACTCAAGGTCACTTTACAACAGGGTTTAGGATTGCAACAAATAGAGGAGACAAATGCTAAATCTAAGTAAATCAAAGTAGCaggaaagaaataataatataaaacagAACCGAAGATCAAGATTGATATGAAGTAACCTAAAGTAAACCCAAtgtatttgatgaaaaaaaaaaaaaaaaaatcaggaataTTGGATACTTGTGAAAAAGAGAACCTGCGAAATAATTTCAAAAGAGGCTCAATGGAAATTGAATAAAGAAATTGAAAAGCCTTTTCCACTGTAGATGTGTGGCAGGAATTTGAATATCTTGTCAAACACTGCAATTCAAAAGTTTCTTCTCATTGTGGCTTATTGCTTGTTTTACTAAATTTcccttctgagtgaatcttttaccacaaagtgagaagccaaaaggtttctctccagtgtgtgttcttgcgtGTCTGTTTAAAGATCTCTTCTGAcaaaatcttttaccacaacatgtgcagacaaaaggcttttctccagtgtgtgtacgcgcGTGTGTTGTCAACTGAGACTGACAAAAAAATCTTTTCTCGCATAAggagcaggcgaaaggcttctctccactgtgtgtgcttgtgtgttggtttaaatttcccttctcggcaaatcttttaccacaacatgcgcagacaaaaggcttttctcctgtGTGTGTACGCATATGCCTTTCTTTATTCGTCTTCTGAGAAAATGTTTTgtcgcaaagtgtgcaggcgaaaAGCTCTACACTCTGTGCACTTGTGTGTTGGTTTAAATTTCCCTTCTCGGCTAATCTTTCACTACAACAAGTGAaggaaaaaggcttttctcctgtGTGTGTACGCATATGCCTTTCTTGATTATtcttctgagaaaatcttttatcgcatagCGAGCAGGcgtaaggcttctctccagtatgtattcttgtgtgtctgtttaaatttttgttctcggtgaatcttttaccacaacttgtgcagacaaaaggcttttctccagtgtgtgtacgcgtaTGCCTTCCTAAATCAGTCTTCCGGGAAAATTCTTTtttgcaaagtgtgcaggcaaacgGTTTCCCACCTGCACATTCTTTTGTCTCTGTTTTCAATGATGAATTGTTTAGGGATTTCCGagcattttggtcaaagtcatCCTCCTCCTCATCAGTGTTAAAATCTGAAGAGTGTGACGTTACGTCATCACTGTCCGAGAGCGGAACTAATTGGTCGTCGGGTTGCGATTGTTCCTCTTCTTTTGTTGTCAGCTGCTGAAATGAGCCCTCGCTCGAATGTTTCGCTGCTCCGCTCTCTTCGCTTGGTCCTTCATCTTCTTCGTTCTTCACACTGACGGTCAATGGAAAGATTTCTTCttcctgttcttcttctttaatgtacggggtctctggctccgcctcctgtttgatGTACGGCATCTCGGACTCCTCCTCCTGTTTAACGTGGAGGGGATTGTCCTTCTCAGGGTGAAGATCTTCTTCAGTAACGTCTGCTGGACACTgtatgggaagaaaaaaaaatcaggtgaTTTGCTTAAATTGCGCTTTTGCCGTGATTTTCATGTTAATTGATGgaaaattcctcaactttattaTATGGGACTTTGCAaggttaaagagcatacgacacgagaaaaaaagtcttaaatggcattattatgtgaattagaatcatattttgagacgattcgactatatacaacaatttagcaaagcacagatgacgagaaattagccttttaatctgccggttagccacgcctaccattatagggctttagcgtccccaacaggtggatgacgtcagcggtagactggtctcatcgattttactattcagcccattgagggggaattattcagaacgaggaaaacacgacgaagaaagccgccaaatgtcattgtttcagtctctctactccaatatttttacaggatattctttttatccaagtatttttccccaatagcaatataaatggcttgagaaggaccagtcagcccgtcgagggagaactattcagaacgaggaaaacacgacgaagagagcagcaaaatgtcattgtttctgtctctttacttcaatatttttacaggatattctttttatccaagtatttttccccaatagctacataaatggcttgagaaggaccagtcagcccgtcgagggggaactattcacaatgaggaaaacgcgacgaagagagcggcaaaatgtcattgtttctgtctctttacttcaatatttttacaggatattctttttatccaagtatttttccccaatagctatataaatggcttgagaaggaccagtcagcccgtcgagggggaactattcacaatgaggaaaatgcgacgaagagagcggcaaaatgtcattgtttctgtctctttacttcaatatttttacaggatattctttttatccaagtattttccccaattgctaaataaacggcatggtcatgacaaataacagtcttgtgctgaatggaatatgaaataataaaaacgcatttattcaggacgacatggcaaaattactccataatggtcaaaactgtcgacttcacctttactgtcgcacctcccgaactatattttatgacacctaaatcggacatatgtcatttcccttccccgccttcggagaatgtaaacaaaccagaaggcctgacagctagccaacatgctaccccgaaccgagtgatgtttcaaagtcttcaaagcggaaaatcacacataactggctggctgtcgcgcgcccggtggggcttgcgtgctgctggatgtggtagggcatgctcgggttgggggttccggtgccgggattggcgatgcggcggcgtagggttggtcgccaacgggctttcactcataagagattcacacgattactgggttctagatcacagaactgatttgtgtacactctacccctttcaatcacttagcttatagtcttatagacacccccacccccattctcctctttcactggccaataggcccccacatggtgtaaaccagaaatacatctcgctgacgatagcaccagcatattagtaactagtttagatgttcaatgtatttcttgttgttgtttgtgtatgtgtttcttttctttcttctcttgtatttcttttcttctgtccccccataatcccttcctgttcgctgctttgtcataataaaaaggtattttgaatgatcacaatgggagtatgtcagactctcaatgtgaaacattaaaactgttcagaatccgggcacttagacttccattctctgtgtcaaacagctgaacaggacaggtttaaaaaaaaaaaaaaaaaaaaaaaaaaagaaaatcacacataactatcctggattatttgacatgacgacccggttgtctattgttgtcgcggatcggcaaaccgcccggcggagagcaatttacagttcattccccggaggagggtggctggagttgttgtgcagctaacgggctgctgctaatgaccattaggacagctttttacatgcctatcaatgatcaaacgtaagtagtccttcatttaaaggaagtttgtagtgtttactttgtaatcgctgtattcgtatttgacataatacaaaacaagatgtttactcacttcctcgtaagtccaatggtcccacggtaaatatccacggtgaatgggaaccttttgaaactccaaaaaggcgcatacgcctctccctcatacagaatgatttttctgcagccgtttggctggcgtgatgcgaaaaataaacgtattaatccgcaaaatcagctgaatcattcgtccccatacacaacagtacgctgtatagtgaagaggacgtcttctaccgtacacgtcacagcgccctcctcctcaatgcaagaccgaagccggaagtcactcattttcctggcgcgggattcaaaaaactaaataaatatagcgatcgcctccacacacatccaagcggtccatatcattcaggagcataaaataccgcgtgtattatgaaataaacatgctttttcgtgtcacaggcactttaaggctcATAGAGTAAATGATTCTTTGGTGTGcgacacagcccaaaccgtttgactAACGATCACTGttcaaatataaaaatgaaCAGAATTTTCGCACATTAGCAGGAAAATTCTTCGGCTGGCCCCCAAATTTTTTTCGTTCGCCTGTAAACGCGGGttttaaatatcaataataataataaatccatgTTGTTAAAGGGCATACattttgttaatataatttgccaAATATTTACTGTTCCCCCATATTCGCCAAAAACgtgcccattcatttctaatgggatgccattgacagccatgcatgtcaTTCCATTCATT includes:
- the LOC130912385 gene encoding gastrula zinc finger protein XlCGF8.2DB-like, yielding MPYIKQEAEPETPYIKEEEQEEEIFPLTVSVKNEEDEGPSEESGAAKHSSEGSFQQLTTKEEEQSQPDDQLVPLSDSDDVTSHSSDFNTDEEEDDFDQNARKSLNNSSLKTETKECAGGKPFACTLCKKEFSRKTDLGRHTRTHTGEKPFVCTSCGKRFTENKNLNRHTRIHTGEKPYACSLCDKRFSQKNNQERHMRTHTGEKPFSFTCCSERLAEKGNLNQHTSAQSVELFACTLCDKTFSQKTNKERHMRTHTGEKPFVCACCGKRFAEKGNLNQHTSTHSGEKPFACSLCEKRFFCQSQLTTHARTHTGEKPFVCTCCGKRFCQKRSLNRHARTHTGEKPFGFSLCGKRFTQKGNLVKQAISHNEKKLLNCSV